A single genomic interval of Planctomycetia bacterium harbors:
- a CDS encoding GspE/PulE family protein: MSPVSQNAPLDMDQVRVDPAWALRIPSTLALRRLVLPFASIEGIVYVACVDENDAGALQAVQRLIDLPIRAERAEPESLKRVLARIFGDGKGPSTVIVPTRGRIDPRGNDADAKDSTSICDELLHAAIVRQASDVHIDPYEDGVQIRFRVDGQLERYRKLPLAVHTTLVSRFKVLGEMDIAEKRAPQDGRFSHKFGPTGQSIDIRAATLPTKYGERMTLRLLALQTESLTLERLGMCPTDLTSFENAIDKPHGMILLTGPTGSGKTTTLYAALRKLIAHEEWNIVTIEDPIEYGIPGVAQVEVDSADKVSFSKALRSVLRHDPDIVMIGEIRDRETADVAIKASLTGHLVLSTLHTNSAASVITRLSDMGVDRYLTGATLRLAVAQRLVRRLCQHCKRPVELSVSEALALDRPSAAGMTVYQPGGCLYCANRGYTGRLGLFELLSIDEELALEIANGAEEAQIVGLARAKGTPRLTDDAFQKISSGLTTVREALSAVTTW, translated from the coding sequence ATGAGCCCCGTCTCGCAAAATGCGCCGCTCGATATGGATCAGGTCCGCGTCGATCCCGCCTGGGCCTTGCGCATTCCTTCGACGTTGGCGCTGCGGCGCTTGGTGCTTCCGTTCGCGTCGATCGAGGGGATCGTCTACGTCGCTTGCGTGGATGAAAACGATGCCGGTGCGTTGCAAGCGGTGCAACGCTTGATCGATCTGCCGATCCGCGCAGAGCGGGCCGAGCCGGAATCTTTGAAACGTGTTCTGGCGAGAATTTTCGGCGACGGCAAAGGTCCGTCGACGGTCATCGTTCCCACGCGCGGCCGAATCGATCCGCGCGGCAACGATGCCGACGCGAAGGACTCGACGAGCATCTGCGACGAATTGCTCCACGCGGCGATCGTGCGCCAAGCATCCGACGTGCATATCGATCCTTATGAAGACGGTGTGCAGATCCGCTTTCGAGTCGATGGGCAACTCGAACGCTATCGCAAGCTGCCGTTGGCCGTGCACACGACGCTCGTCAGCCGGTTCAAGGTCTTGGGCGAAATGGACATCGCCGAAAAACGGGCCCCGCAAGACGGCCGCTTCAGCCATAAGTTTGGCCCGACCGGACAGTCGATCGACATTCGAGCCGCGACCCTACCGACGAAGTACGGCGAGCGCATGACGCTCCGGCTGTTGGCGTTGCAAACCGAATCGCTGACGCTCGAACGCCTGGGCATGTGCCCCACCGACCTCACTTCGTTCGAGAACGCGATCGACAAGCCGCACGGGATGATTCTGCTGACGGGCCCGACCGGAAGCGGTAAGACGACGACCCTTTATGCGGCGCTGCGCAAGCTCATTGCGCACGAAGAATGGAACATCGTCACGATCGAAGATCCGATCGAATACGGCATTCCCGGCGTTGCTCAGGTCGAAGTCGACTCGGCCGATAAGGTGAGCTTCAGCAAGGCGCTGCGAAGCGTGTTGCGGCACGATCCCGACATCGTGATGATCGGTGAAATTCGGGATCGCGAAACGGCCGACGTCGCGATCAAGGCTTCGCTCACGGGGCATCTCGTGCTCAGCACGCTGCACACGAATTCCGCGGCTAGCGTAATCACCCGACTCAGCGACATGGGAGTCGACCGCTATCTGACCGGAGCGACGTTGCGGCTCGCCGTTGCTCAGCGATTGGTGCGACGGTTGTGTCAGCACTGCAAACGACCGGTGGAGTTAAGCGTTTCCGAAGCGCTGGCTTTGGATCGTCCGAGCGCGGCGGGAATGACGGTCTATCAGCCGGGAGGATGTCTTTATTGCGCAAATCGCGGATATACCGGTCGTCTCGGCTTGTTCGAGCTTCTGTCGATCGACGAAGAGCTGGCTCTTGAAATCGCCAACGGCGCCGAAGAGGCGCAGATCGTCGGCTTGGCGAGAGCCAAGGGAACTCCGCGGCTCACGGACGATGCGTTTCAAAAAATCTCCTCCGGTCTGACGACGGTGCGCGAAGCGCTGTCGGCAGTCACGACGTGGTAA